A part of Roseitalea porphyridii genomic DNA contains:
- a CDS encoding carbohydrate ABC transporter permease, with the protein MTAPRWLKTAGFYVLVAIIFLQAVFPFYYAILTSLEDGQALFDVNYLPAVFDLSNYRSMLADGVFGKQILNSVFVATVTVAISLFLAITASFALARIRFRGRGLLLLTILSVSMFPQIAVLSGLFELVRAFGLFNSLWSLVFSYMIFTLPFTVWVLTTFMRALPVEIEEAAIMDGASSFTIIRRVFLPLLWPAMVTTGLLAFIQAWNEFLFALTFLSTDSQRTVPVAIALISGRSEFEVPWGNIMAASVIVTLPLVALVLIFQRRIVSGLTAGAVKG; encoded by the coding sequence ATGACCGCCCCCCGCTGGCTGAAGACCGCGGGCTTCTACGTGCTCGTGGCGATCATCTTCCTGCAGGCGGTGTTCCCGTTCTACTACGCGATCCTGACCTCGCTGGAGGACGGGCAGGCCCTGTTTGACGTCAACTACCTGCCGGCCGTTTTCGATCTGTCCAACTACCGGTCCATGCTGGCCGACGGCGTGTTCGGCAAGCAGATCCTCAATTCGGTGTTCGTGGCGACCGTCACCGTGGCGATCTCGCTGTTCCTGGCGATAACCGCCTCCTTCGCGCTCGCCCGCATCCGCTTCAGGGGCAGGGGTCTGCTGCTGCTGACGATCCTGTCGGTGTCGATGTTCCCGCAGATCGCGGTCCTGTCGGGCCTGTTCGAGCTGGTCCGCGCCTTCGGCCTGTTCAACTCGCTTTGGTCTCTCGTCTTCTCCTACATGATCTTCACCCTGCCGTTCACGGTCTGGGTGCTGACCACCTTCATGCGGGCGCTGCCGGTCGAGATCGAGGAGGCGGCGATCATGGACGGCGCCTCCTCGTTCACGATCATCCGGCGCGTGTTCCTGCCGCTGCTGTGGCCGGCGATGGTGACCACCGGGCTTCTTGCCTTTATCCAGGCGTGGAACGAGTTCCTTTTCGCGCTGACCTTCCTGTCCACCGATAGCCAGCGCACCGTGCCCGTCGCCATCGCGCTCATTTCGGGGCGCAGTGAGTTCGAGGTGCCCTGGGGCAACATCATGGCCGCCTCGGTCATCGTCACGCTGCCGCTGGTCGCGCTGGTCCTCATCTTCCAACGCCGCATCGTCTCCGGACTGACCGCCGGCGCCGTCAAGGGGTGA
- a CDS encoding ABC transporter ATP-binding protein has translation MASVELHNVSKAFGAVKVLHDVNLALEKGEFIVFVGPSGCGKSTLLRLIAGLEDITSGDLLISGERMNDVLPAKRGISMVFQSYALYPHMTVFENMAFGLEQAKLSPDEIRSRIAQAAEMLQISDYMDRKPRQLSGGQRQRVAIGRAITRQPRVFLFDEPLSNLDAALRVDTRLEIAALHKRLSDTTMIYVTHDQVEAMTLADRIVVLNAGNVEQVGTPMDLYHNPASQFVAGFIGSPRMNFITGAVADRHGAAVYGIRPEHVDLSTDGGDWGGRVMLTEALGSDTFAHVQTEEAGMVNVRLRGSRRVREGEPVFLTPQTEAAHLFDAGGKPIRVARAA, from the coding sequence ATGGCTTCCGTCGAACTTCACAATGTCAGCAAGGCGTTCGGCGCCGTGAAGGTGCTGCACGATGTCAATCTGGCGCTGGAGAAGGGTGAGTTCATCGTCTTCGTCGGGCCGTCCGGCTGCGGGAAGTCGACGCTCCTGCGGCTGATTGCCGGGCTCGAGGACATCACCTCCGGCGATCTTCTGATCAGCGGCGAGCGCATGAACGATGTGCTTCCGGCCAAGCGCGGCATCTCGATGGTGTTCCAGTCCTACGCGCTCTACCCGCATATGACGGTGTTCGAGAACATGGCCTTCGGCCTCGAACAGGCAAAGCTTTCGCCCGACGAGATCAGGAGCCGCATCGCCCAGGCTGCCGAGATGCTGCAGATCAGCGACTACATGGACCGCAAGCCGCGGCAATTGTCTGGCGGCCAGCGCCAGCGTGTCGCCATCGGCCGCGCGATCACGCGACAGCCGCGCGTGTTCCTGTTCGACGAGCCGCTGTCGAACCTCGATGCGGCCCTGCGCGTCGACACGCGGCTGGAGATCGCCGCGCTTCACAAGCGGTTGTCCGATACGACCATGATCTATGTCACGCATGACCAGGTCGAGGCGATGACGCTCGCCGACCGCATCGTCGTGCTCAATGCCGGCAATGTCGAACAGGTCGGCACGCCGATGGACCTTTACCACAACCCCGCCTCGCAGTTCGTGGCCGGTTTCATCGGCTCGCCGCGCATGAACTTCATCACCGGTGCGGTCGCCGACAGGCATGGCGCGGCCGTCTACGGCATCAGGCCCGAACACGTCGATCTCTCCACCGACGGCGGCGACTGGGGCGGCCGTGTCATGCTGACCGAGGCGCTCGGTTCGGACACGTTCGCGCACGTGCAGACCGAGGAGGCCGGGATGGTCAATGTCCGCCTGCGCGGTTCGCGCCGGGTGCGCGAGGGCGAGCCCGTGTTCCTGACGCCGCAGACCGAGGCAGCGCACCTCTTCGACGCCGGCGGCAAGCCGATCCGGGTCGCCCGGGCGGCCTGA